The Synechococcus sp. MU1617 genome window below encodes:
- a CDS encoding ROK family protein: MPDAQVIGVDLGGTAIKLARIRADGTVLAEAQVPTPQPAVPGAVTMALCEAIEQIDPEHAAEAVGIGLPGPMDVAARVARVCINLPGWEDVPLADWLESRLNRRVTLANDGNCAVVGEAWLGAARGVDDVVLLTLGTGVGGGVLLRGELFTGHNGAAAEPGLIGVQPDGPACNSGNRGSLEQFASITGLRRLCDRDPRELSAEADAGDPAALEVWSRYGERLGCGVASLVYVFTPQLVLLGGGLAGAARHFLPSVRREVESRVQAVSREGLRIEAACLGNGAGRLGAARLALQRLNGMMAPD, encoded by the coding sequence ATGCCTGACGCGCAGGTGATTGGGGTGGATCTCGGGGGCACGGCGATCAAGCTGGCTCGGATTCGTGCTGACGGCACGGTGCTAGCGGAGGCGCAAGTGCCCACGCCTCAGCCCGCAGTGCCTGGCGCCGTGACGATGGCCCTCTGTGAAGCCATTGAACAGATTGACCCGGAGCATGCGGCTGAGGCGGTCGGCATCGGACTCCCTGGTCCGATGGATGTGGCGGCCCGGGTGGCCCGGGTATGCATCAACCTGCCTGGCTGGGAGGACGTGCCGCTGGCGGATTGGCTGGAGTCCAGGCTTAATCGTCGGGTCACCCTTGCCAATGACGGCAACTGTGCGGTGGTCGGAGAGGCCTGGCTCGGTGCTGCCCGTGGTGTTGATGATGTGGTGCTGCTGACCCTCGGAACCGGTGTGGGGGGGGGAGTGCTTTTGAGAGGTGAGCTATTTACTGGCCACAACGGTGCTGCAGCGGAACCCGGTCTGATTGGGGTGCAGCCCGATGGTCCGGCCTGCAACAGCGGCAACCGTGGCTCACTGGAGCAGTTCGCCAGCATCACGGGGTTGCGGCGGTTGTGTGATCGCGATCCCCGCGAGCTCAGTGCAGAGGCTGATGCCGGTGATCCGGCGGCTCTGGAGGTTTGGAGCCGTTACGGCGAGCGCCTCGGCTGTGGCGTTGCTTCGCTGGTGTACGTGTTCACACCGCAGTTGGTTCTGTTGGGTGGCGGACTGGCGGGTGCCGCCCGCCACTTTTTGCCATCGGTGCGTCGAGAGGTGGAGTCTCGGGTTCAGGCCGTCTCACGGGAGGGGTTGCGGATCGAGGCCGCCTGCCTCGGCAATGGTGCTGGACGCCTGGGGGCAGCGCGGCTCGCTCTGCAGCGGCTGAACGGGATGATGGCTCCAGATTGA